A stretch of Anaeromyxobacter dehalogenans 2CP-1 DNA encodes these proteins:
- a CDS encoding 7TM domain-containing protein, producing MALPHPHRLGLTVLALVLGTAGLMAYKVRALGYRLADILPVRQYEVTYALELDGHGGDVRVRSFLPSSDAHQTISEERDQTSGLHLSQSMEGPNRVATWSGADVPNGARIRHAFKVLPRRVSYDLPAGLEVPAAYPPSAAAWLRPEKDIQVDAPEIRATLQRIGADQGGVVERLRRIHALAASLQPRPFKGTTDALTALRLGESSCNGKSRLFVALARAGGIPARLVGGLILEPGAKRTSHQWVEAWVAGHWVPFCPTNGHFAELPERYLTLYVGDEALFRHTADVNFDYRFETHGALVPSPQAKATFTLFDVWGLFDRLRLPFALLRTVLMLPVGALLVVLFRNVVGMPTFGTFLPALLAASAGETGAGYGVLAVLLVVAAVAAVRWGLTRLELLHSPTLAILLAAVVLTLLTTSMIAERAGIAQLTRVTMFPIAVLAICAERFYLSLTEHGARAAGKELAGTLVVMLACHAVMSSLALQVLVIGFPEVLLLVVAANVYLGRWVGMRLSEYRRFRGLLGGAA from the coding sequence ATGGCGCTCCCCCACCCGCACAGGCTCGGCCTCACCGTCCTCGCGCTCGTCCTCGGCACCGCCGGCCTGATGGCGTACAAGGTGCGCGCGCTCGGCTACCGGCTCGCGGACATCCTGCCGGTGCGCCAGTACGAGGTCACCTACGCGCTCGAGCTCGACGGCCACGGCGGCGACGTGCGCGTCCGCAGCTTCCTCCCGTCGAGCGACGCGCACCAGACCATCTCCGAGGAGCGCGACCAGACCTCCGGCCTGCACCTCTCGCAGTCGATGGAGGGGCCGAACCGGGTGGCCACCTGGAGCGGCGCCGACGTCCCCAACGGCGCGCGCATCCGCCACGCGTTCAAGGTGCTCCCGCGCCGCGTGTCGTACGACCTGCCCGCCGGGCTCGAGGTGCCCGCCGCCTACCCGCCCTCGGCGGCCGCCTGGCTGCGGCCGGAGAAGGACATCCAGGTGGACGCGCCGGAGATCCGCGCCACGCTGCAGCGCATCGGCGCCGATCAGGGCGGCGTGGTGGAGCGGCTCCGGCGCATCCACGCGCTGGCCGCCTCGCTGCAGCCGCGGCCGTTCAAGGGGACCACCGACGCGCTCACCGCGCTGCGCCTGGGCGAGTCGAGCTGCAACGGCAAGAGCCGGCTGTTCGTGGCGCTGGCCCGCGCGGGCGGGATCCCGGCGCGGCTGGTGGGTGGCCTCATCCTCGAGCCCGGCGCGAAGCGGACCTCGCACCAGTGGGTGGAGGCCTGGGTGGCCGGGCACTGGGTGCCGTTCTGCCCGACGAACGGCCACTTCGCCGAGCTGCCCGAGCGCTACCTCACGCTCTACGTCGGCGACGAGGCGCTGTTCCGCCACACCGCCGACGTGAACTTCGACTACCGCTTCGAGACGCACGGCGCGCTGGTGCCGTCGCCGCAGGCGAAGGCGACGTTCACGCTGTTCGACGTGTGGGGGCTGTTCGACCGCCTGCGGCTCCCGTTCGCGCTGCTCCGCACCGTGCTGATGCTGCCGGTGGGCGCGCTGCTGGTGGTGCTGTTCCGGAACGTGGTGGGGATGCCGACGTTCGGCACCTTCCTGCCGGCGCTGCTCGCCGCCTCGGCGGGCGAGACCGGCGCCGGGTACGGCGTGCTGGCGGTGCTGCTGGTGGTGGCCGCGGTCGCGGCGGTGCGCTGGGGGCTCACCCGGCTCGAGCTGCTCCACTCGCCCACGCTCGCGATCCTGCTGGCGGCGGTGGTGCTGACGCTGCTCACCACCTCGATGATCGCGGAGCGCGCCGGGATCGCGCAGCTCACCCGCGTCACCATGTTCCCGATCGCCGTGCTCGCCATCTGCGCCGAGCGCTTCTACCTGTCCCTCACCGAGCACGGGGCGCGCGCCGCCGGCAAGGAGCTGGCCGGGACGCTGGTGGTGATGCTGGCGTGCCACGCGGTGATGAGCTCGCTGGCGCTGCAGGTGCTGGTGATCGGCTTCCCCGAGGTGCTGCTGCTGGTGGTGGCGGCGAACGTGTACCTGGGGCGCTGGGTGGGGATGCGGCTCAGCGAGTACCGCCGCTTCCGCGGGCTGCTCGGGGGCGCGGCGTGA
- a CDS encoding GNAT family N-acetyltransferase, with product MSGLTLSVHGSISELRPEDWDALLEHEPERASPFARHAFLAACEESGCATPRTGWAPRHLVARRGGRVVAAAFAYVRESSDGDFGRDWEWAAAAARARLPWYPKLVLGVPFTPATGRRFLVAAGENRAALVRALLERARRLCAEEGLHGLHVLFPGADEARELEEAGLALRVDFQYHWRNAGYADPEAFLAAFPSKRRNAIRREKAAPERQGIAIRTVRGDELSRDPEGWARDCFALHRASTDQMAWGMRFVNRAFYARVFAGLPDAVEVVEARREGRLVGMAFNLASAEALYGRYWGCVEQHPFLHFNVALYHSIDECIRRGVRRFEGGAGGEHKLARGFEPAETWSAHLLLDRRLDAPIRRHLELERPQRLEAVARWREEHPRLGG from the coding sequence AGCTCCGCCCCGAGGACTGGGACGCGCTCCTCGAGCACGAGCCCGAGCGCGCCAGCCCGTTCGCCCGCCACGCGTTCCTGGCCGCGTGCGAGGAGAGCGGCTGCGCCACCCCGCGGACCGGCTGGGCGCCGCGGCACCTGGTGGCCCGGCGCGGCGGCCGGGTGGTGGCGGCCGCGTTCGCCTACGTGCGCGAGAGCTCCGACGGCGACTTCGGGCGCGACTGGGAGTGGGCGGCGGCGGCCGCTCGGGCCCGTCTCCCCTGGTACCCGAAGCTCGTGCTGGGCGTGCCGTTCACGCCCGCCACCGGGCGCCGCTTCCTGGTGGCCGCCGGCGAGAACCGGGCGGCCCTGGTGCGGGCGCTGCTGGAGCGGGCGCGGCGGCTCTGCGCCGAGGAGGGGCTCCACGGGCTGCACGTGCTGTTCCCCGGCGCCGACGAGGCGCGCGAGCTGGAGGAGGCCGGCCTCGCGCTCCGGGTGGACTTCCAGTACCACTGGCGCAACGCCGGGTACGCCGACCCGGAGGCATTCCTGGCGGCGTTCCCCTCCAAGCGCAGGAACGCCATCCGCCGCGAGAAGGCCGCGCCGGAGCGCCAGGGGATCGCCATCCGCACCGTGCGCGGCGACGAGCTGTCGCGGGATCCGGAGGGCTGGGCGCGCGACTGCTTCGCGCTGCACCGCGCCTCGACCGACCAGATGGCCTGGGGCATGCGCTTCGTGAACCGCGCGTTCTACGCGCGGGTGTTCGCCGGGCTGCCCGACGCGGTCGAGGTGGTGGAGGCGCGGAGGGAGGGGCGGCTGGTGGGGATGGCGTTCAACCTCGCCAGCGCCGAGGCGCTGTACGGCCGCTACTGGGGCTGCGTCGAGCAGCACCCGTTCCTGCACTTCAACGTGGCGCTGTACCACTCGATCGACGAGTGCATCCGCCGCGGCGTGCGCCGCTTCGAGGGCGGCGCGGGCGGGGAGCACAAGCTGGCCCGCGGCTTCGAGCCGGCCGAGACCTGGAGCGCGCACCTGCTGCTCGATCGCCGGCTGGACGCGCCCATCCGGCGCCACCTCGAGCTGGAGCGGCCGCAGCGGCTGGAGGCGGTGGCGCGCTGGCGGGAGGAGCACCCGCGGCTCGGCGGGTGA
- a CDS encoding sugar-transfer associated ATP-grasp domain-containing protein — MSALSRAAARVRGVVARRAEVYGINRRNLALVYPNNARRHYPLADDKLLAKERFQAAGVPVPETLAVCEGLYAVPGVVEALRGRSQFVVKPANGAGGGGILVVGEWDASAGSWRRAGGEPLSPRTLGRHLADVVFGVHSSQLEDRAFVERRVAPHPLFAGLWGDGLCDLRIITLRTSPVMAMIRVPTAESGGRANLHQGGLGIAVDLATGRTFRALHRGRAVERHPESGAPLLGLEVPAWPAVLDVARRAAAAVPLGYLGVDVVVDGEARPLVLEINARPGLEIQNVNGRGLGPALAAALDGRAA, encoded by the coding sequence GTGAGCGCCCTGTCGCGGGCGGCCGCGCGGGTCCGGGGCGTGGTGGCCCGGCGCGCCGAGGTGTACGGGATCAACCGGCGCAACCTGGCGCTGGTCTACCCGAACAACGCGCGGCGCCACTACCCGCTCGCCGACGACAAGCTGCTCGCGAAGGAGCGCTTCCAGGCCGCCGGCGTGCCGGTGCCGGAGACGCTGGCGGTGTGCGAGGGGCTGTACGCGGTGCCGGGCGTGGTGGAGGCGCTGCGCGGGCGCTCGCAGTTCGTGGTGAAGCCCGCGAACGGTGCCGGGGGCGGCGGCATCCTGGTGGTCGGCGAGTGGGACGCGTCGGCCGGCAGCTGGCGGAGGGCCGGCGGCGAGCCGCTCTCGCCGCGCACGCTCGGGCGCCACCTCGCCGACGTGGTGTTCGGGGTCCACTCCAGCCAGCTCGAGGACCGCGCGTTCGTGGAGCGACGCGTGGCGCCGCACCCGCTGTTCGCCGGCCTGTGGGGCGACGGGCTGTGCGACCTGCGCATCATCACGCTCCGGACGTCGCCGGTGATGGCGATGATCCGCGTCCCCACCGCCGAGTCCGGCGGGCGCGCGAACCTGCACCAGGGCGGGCTCGGCATCGCGGTGGACCTCGCCACCGGCCGGACCTTCCGCGCCCTCCACCGCGGCCGCGCGGTGGAGCGCCACCCGGAGTCCGGCGCGCCGCTGCTCGGGCTGGAGGTCCCGGCCTGGCCGGCGGTGCTGGACGTCGCGCGCCGCGCCGCCGCCGCGGTGCCGCTCGGCTACCTGGGGGTGGACGTGGTGGTGGACGGCGAGGCGCGCCCGCTGGTGCTGGAGATCAACGCGCGGCCCGGGCTCGAGATCCAGAACGTGAACGGCCGCGGCCTGGGGCCCGCGCTCGCGGCCGCGCTCGACGGGAGGGCGGCTTGA
- a CDS encoding tetratricopeptide repeat protein — translation MSPGDRLALDRLWPMLLGLAALVAGALALEAWAGRRGNEPLRIAVADEAVPAGDDEEPSGDAPDGPEAPPVSEAHARARTAARRALYADAIPLYEQALRDRPDAPALEAELGAWLLAAGQPERALPHLARADQLHPEPATALRLGLARARLGDRDGAERDLRRALAQRPSSGAVRIALGTLLRRRGAIAEAVALLEPAAAAGSNEERARALVALGAAHLAAGRRAEAGRAFEQAVLYAPARVEIRLGVARAWLGGDAGDAERALSVLARAADLAPDVPAVHAALGRARERTGDDAGAAEAYERALRLDPSNRYARRRVLRLALAARDFARARHEADRLVADGPEVAEHHFLAALVADRDGRPADARRAYRRAIEVAKGEYPEAWLNLGVLEKGEGDLAAARAAYQRALELRPGYGAALVNLGKLEEAAGDASAAEAAYRRAVELDPRHAPGWLALGQLQSDARRLDEAVASLRRALEARPGYDAAELSLGVTAARAGRTTEAIAAYRRVLARSPRSATAWYDLGLALLDAGDPRQAGDAFRQAASIDPDHVPSRRRTAELELASGRVAEARARFEELLDLVPGDVPARAALAEIAAREGDRAGCEARARALLAEAPKDAAVAPLLARCTTLAPRAAR, via the coding sequence ATGAGCCCCGGTGATCGCCTGGCGCTGGACCGGCTCTGGCCGATGCTGCTCGGGCTCGCCGCCCTGGTGGCGGGCGCGCTCGCGCTGGAGGCCTGGGCCGGCCGGCGCGGCAACGAGCCGCTCCGCATCGCGGTGGCCGACGAGGCGGTCCCCGCCGGCGACGACGAGGAGCCCTCCGGCGACGCGCCCGACGGACCGGAGGCGCCGCCCGTCTCCGAGGCGCACGCCCGCGCCCGCACCGCGGCGCGCCGCGCGCTCTACGCGGACGCGATCCCGCTCTACGAGCAGGCGCTGCGCGATCGCCCCGACGCGCCCGCGCTCGAGGCGGAGCTGGGCGCGTGGCTGCTCGCCGCCGGCCAGCCCGAGCGCGCGCTGCCGCACCTCGCCCGCGCCGACCAGCTCCACCCGGAGCCGGCCACGGCGCTCCGCCTCGGGCTGGCCCGGGCCCGCCTGGGCGATCGCGACGGCGCCGAGCGGGACCTCCGCCGCGCGCTGGCCCAGCGGCCCTCGTCGGGCGCGGTCCGCATCGCGCTCGGCACGCTGCTGCGCCGGCGCGGCGCGATCGCCGAGGCGGTGGCGCTGCTCGAGCCCGCCGCCGCGGCGGGCTCGAACGAGGAGCGCGCGCGGGCGCTGGTGGCGCTCGGCGCCGCGCACCTCGCGGCCGGCCGCCGCGCCGAGGCGGGCCGCGCCTTCGAGCAGGCGGTGCTGTACGCGCCGGCGCGGGTCGAGATCCGCCTGGGCGTGGCCCGCGCCTGGCTCGGCGGCGACGCCGGCGACGCCGAGCGCGCGCTGTCGGTGCTGGCGCGCGCCGCCGATCTCGCGCCCGACGTGCCGGCGGTGCACGCCGCGCTCGGGCGCGCCCGCGAGCGCACCGGCGACGACGCCGGCGCGGCCGAGGCCTACGAGCGCGCGCTCCGCCTCGACCCCTCGAACCGCTACGCGCGGCGCCGCGTGCTGCGCCTCGCGCTCGCGGCCCGCGACTTCGCGCGGGCCCGGCACGAGGCCGACCGGCTGGTGGCCGACGGGCCGGAGGTGGCGGAGCACCACTTCCTCGCCGCCCTGGTGGCGGACCGCGACGGCCGCCCGGCCGACGCGCGCCGCGCCTACCGGCGGGCCATCGAGGTCGCGAAGGGCGAGTACCCGGAGGCCTGGCTGAACCTGGGCGTGCTGGAGAAGGGCGAGGGCGACCTCGCCGCGGCCCGCGCCGCGTACCAGCGGGCGCTGGAGCTGCGGCCCGGCTACGGCGCCGCGCTCGTCAACCTGGGCAAGCTGGAGGAGGCCGCCGGCGACGCCTCGGCGGCGGAGGCCGCCTACCGGCGGGCGGTGGAGCTCGATCCGCGGCACGCGCCGGGCTGGCTCGCGCTCGGCCAGCTCCAGTCCGACGCGCGCCGCCTCGACGAGGCCGTCGCCTCGCTCCGCCGCGCGCTGGAGGCGCGCCCCGGCTACGACGCCGCCGAGCTGTCGCTGGGCGTCACCGCCGCGCGCGCCGGGCGCACCACCGAGGCCATCGCCGCCTACCGCCGCGTGCTGGCCCGCTCGCCGCGGTCGGCCACCGCCTGGTACGACCTCGGCCTGGCGCTGCTCGACGCCGGCGACCCGCGCCAGGCGGGCGACGCGTTCCGCCAGGCGGCCTCGATCGACCCGGACCACGTGCCGTCGCGGCGCAGGACGGCCGAGCTGGAGCTCGCCTCCGGGCGCGTCGCCGAGGCCCGGGCCCGCTTCGAGGAGCTGCTCGATCTCGTCCCCGGCGACGTCCCGGCGCGCGCCGCGCTCGCCGAGATCGCCGCCCGCGAGGGCGACCGCGCCGGCTGCGAGGCCCGCGCGCGGGCGCTGCTCGCCGAGGCGCCGAAGGATGCCGCCGTGGCCCCGCTCCTCGCGCGCTGCACCACCCTCGCCCCACGGGCCGCCCGCTGA
- a CDS encoding class I SAM-dependent methyltransferase, with the protein MSRRGASPDDPRRWVFNRLAEDYAVRPGYPAPLADRLAALAGGPGARVADLGAGTGHLARALAARGLRVAAVEPARAMLDALADAPASAGPAVEPVHAAAEQTGLAAGAFALVVIADALHWIDPDRGAREAARLLAPGGVLAVVTPRLADTPFLRALGERIARANFKARPRPPPVGLFFSVAGLPAPAVEPFEDEVRLEPDALDAVLRSLSYVGPALGPAALEALLADARVLARGHGGAAWRREIALAWARDPRSP; encoded by the coding sequence GTGTCCCGGCGAGGCGCCTCCCCCGACGATCCGCGCCGCTGGGTGTTCAACCGCCTGGCGGAGGACTACGCCGTCCGGCCCGGCTACCCGGCGCCGCTCGCCGACCGGCTGGCGGCGCTCGCCGGCGGGCCCGGCGCGCGGGTGGCGGACCTGGGCGCCGGCACCGGGCACCTCGCCCGCGCGCTCGCCGCCCGGGGCCTGCGCGTGGCGGCGGTGGAGCCCGCGCGCGCGATGCTGGACGCGCTCGCCGACGCGCCCGCGTCGGCCGGCCCGGCCGTCGAGCCGGTGCACGCGGCCGCCGAGCAGACCGGCCTCGCGGCGGGCGCGTTCGCGCTCGTGGTCATCGCCGACGCGCTCCACTGGATCGACCCGGACCGCGGCGCGCGCGAGGCCGCGCGCCTGCTCGCGCCGGGCGGCGTGCTGGCGGTGGTCACGCCGCGCCTCGCGGACACGCCGTTCCTCCGCGCGCTCGGCGAGCGCATCGCGCGGGCGAACTTCAAGGCCCGCCCGCGCCCGCCGCCGGTGGGGCTGTTCTTCTCGGTGGCCGGGCTCCCCGCCCCCGCGGTCGAGCCGTTCGAGGACGAGGTGCGGCTCGAGCCCGACGCGCTCGACGCGGTGCTGCGCTCGCTCTCCTACGTGGGCCCGGCGCTCGGCCCGGCCGCGCTCGAGGCGCTGCTGGCGGACGCCCGCGTCCTCGCCAGGGGGCACGGCGGCGCCGCCTGGCGGCGCGAGATCGCGCTGGCGTGGGCCCGTGATCCCCGCTCACCCTGA